One Bacillus sp. (in: firmicutes) DNA window includes the following coding sequences:
- a CDS encoding YbxH family protein: protein MGAIEREGYVFHIEFSQITKTAAIHVTKEGDFVTELTFPFEGNEPTQEHIDNKIEDYLNLNMKEW, encoded by the coding sequence ATGGGAGCAATTGAACGTGAAGGATATGTATTTCATATAGAATTTAGTCAAATTACAAAAACAGCAGCAATCCATGTAACAAAAGAAGGCGATTTTGTTACAGAATTAACCTTCCCTTTTGAAGGAAATGAACCAACACAGGAGCATATAGACAATAAAATAGAGGATTATTTAAATTTAAATATGAAGGAATGGTGA
- a CDS encoding spore germination protein, with protein sequence MENRMKEKLQKQLVENIDKNIATINDILGENTDLAQKDFVFHAQTDIKMVCFYIDGLTNTQEIEGVLNSFFFKAPELIVNSNVGPIKQDIAKKITENLITHPSAIIIKTVKEVINEILMGNTIFFIECCKEAIMISSKGWDTRSVEEPATEQVVRGPRDGFTENVRSNTALVRRRIRDPLFRIESMKIGTKSKTDINIAYLKGTVKEDILQEVKSRLKKIKIDAVLESGYIEELIEDAPLSPFPTVQSTERPDKVAAALLEGRIAIFVDNTPFVLIVPSYFWQFLQASDDYYSRFYTGTFYRVIRYIAFVLSLTLPSIYVMLVSFHQEMIPTPLALTIASGREIVPYPVLLEAIIMEIAFELMREAGLRMPKPVGQAVSIVGSLIIGQAAVQAGLVSPFMVIVVALTGIASFAIPNYSASFSIRVIRFPLLIASGTMGLLGFAATFFILAIHAISIRSFGEPYLAPATPFKPSDQKDAIFRFPWWKMISQPDLAEGQEDRAKEEQKPLPPKIQQDKANKKAMKDDSVKQAEQQNVIEQSRAQSKKRFRKPKKLKGESNE encoded by the coding sequence ATGGAAAATAGAATGAAAGAGAAGCTCCAAAAACAACTTGTAGAAAATATTGATAAAAATATCGCAACAATAAACGATATCCTTGGTGAAAATACAGATTTGGCACAAAAGGATTTTGTATTTCATGCTCAAACTGATATTAAAATGGTTTGTTTTTATATTGATGGTTTAACGAATACACAAGAAATTGAAGGAGTGCTTAATTCCTTCTTTTTTAAGGCTCCAGAACTAATTGTAAATAGTAATGTTGGTCCAATAAAACAAGATATTGCTAAAAAAATAACAGAAAATCTAATTACCCACCCTTCTGCAATAATCATAAAAACAGTAAAAGAAGTTATAAATGAAATTTTAATGGGTAATACTATATTTTTTATTGAATGCTGTAAAGAAGCAATTATGATTTCTTCAAAAGGCTGGGATACGCGTTCGGTAGAAGAGCCTGCAACAGAACAAGTTGTAAGAGGACCAAGGGACGGATTCACTGAAAATGTAAGATCAAATACCGCATTAGTTCGCCGCCGTATCCGTGATCCATTATTCCGAATAGAAAGTATGAAAATTGGTACAAAATCTAAAACAGATATTAATATCGCTTATTTAAAAGGGACTGTGAAAGAGGATATTCTTCAAGAGGTTAAAAGTAGACTGAAAAAAATAAAAATTGATGCCGTATTAGAAAGCGGCTACATCGAAGAACTTATTGAAGATGCTCCACTTTCACCCTTTCCCACTGTTCAAAGTACAGAACGTCCTGATAAGGTGGCAGCAGCTCTTCTTGAGGGTAGGATTGCCATTTTTGTTGATAATACGCCATTTGTCTTAATTGTGCCTTCTTATTTTTGGCAGTTTTTGCAAGCTAGTGATGATTATTATTCAAGATTTTATACAGGTACTTTTTACAGGGTGATCCGCTATATTGCGTTTGTTTTAAGCCTAACCTTACCGTCTATATATGTCATGCTTGTAAGCTTTCATCAAGAAATGATACCTACCCCATTGGCGCTGACGATTGCTTCCGGTCGTGAGATTGTTCCATATCCAGTGCTTTTAGAAGCAATCATTATGGAGATTGCATTTGAACTTATGCGTGAAGCGGGTTTACGGATGCCAAAGCCTGTTGGGCAGGCTGTTAGTATTGTTGGGTCTTTAATCATTGGGCAAGCAGCTGTACAGGCTGGGCTTGTGTCACCTTTTATGGTTATTGTTGTTGCCTTAACGGGCATTGCTTCTTTTGCAATTCCAAACTATTCGGCATCATTTTCAATCCGGGTCATCCGTTTTCCGTTGTTGATTGCATCAGGAACCATGGGTTTATTAGGTTTTGCTGCTACTTTCTTCATACTGGCTATTCATGCGATTTCCATTCGCTCTTTTGGGGAGCCGTATTTAGCACCGGCAACACCATTTAAACCATCAGATCAAAAAGATGCTATCTTCCGCTTTCCTTGGTGGAAAATGATTAGCCAGCCTGATTTAGCTGAGGGACAGGAAGACCGTGCAAAGGAAGAGCAAAAACCCCTGCCACCAAAAATTCAACAAGATAAGGCAAACAAAAAAGCGATGAAAGACGATAGCGTGAAGCAAGCAGAACAACAAAATGTAATTGAACAGAGTCGAGCACAATCCAAAAAAAGGTTTAGAAAACCGAAGAAACTGAAAGGAGAGAGCAACGAATGA
- a CDS encoding Ger(x)C family spore germination protein, with amino-acid sequence MTKYVLLPFVLVVIFLSGCSGKREINELALVMAVGIDKVENQKEGESNQYEVTVEVARPADARGQTGAPAGNTGDPVWSASARGKTIFEAIRHLASFSTRKVFWAHNFIIVVNEDVARDGIKDIIDFFTRNPELRMRTWIAITPDKAKDIISTMTGLEVIPGEALDKLYRYTDISGAAPKTELLDVQAAYLSETTQPIIARMRLIERGVSNKKQGQAGAIKQVELEGAGVFKGDKLIGTLDREEAKAAVLFIEKVKSQIVVLTCPKNSEEFITGEIVHDRFNVAPSYVNGKPAFMVDFNVFVNVVEAGCPFSIANQEDVRTLEKGMENEIKGNIEKLLKKAQHEYNSDFLELGQRFNNKFPREWKDIKKTWDSTFADATIIVNVDAKVKGGVLLYTPTRSGK; translated from the coding sequence ATGACAAAATATGTATTACTACCATTTGTTCTTGTTGTCATCTTCCTTTCAGGCTGTTCAGGTAAAAGAGAAATTAACGAATTAGCACTTGTAATGGCCGTTGGTATAGATAAAGTCGAAAATCAAAAAGAAGGGGAATCTAATCAATATGAGGTAACGGTTGAGGTTGCTCGTCCAGCTGATGCAAGGGGACAAACAGGGGCTCCAGCTGGGAATACCGGAGACCCTGTTTGGTCAGCATCAGCTCGAGGTAAAACAATATTTGAGGCGATCCGACACTTAGCTAGTTTCTCTACAAGAAAAGTGTTTTGGGCGCATAATTTTATTATCGTTGTAAACGAAGATGTGGCAAGAGATGGAATAAAAGATATTATTGATTTTTTTACAAGGAATCCAGAACTGCGGATGCGGACTTGGATTGCCATTACACCTGACAAAGCAAAGGATATCATTTCAACAATGACAGGATTGGAGGTCATTCCTGGGGAGGCTCTTGACAAACTTTATCGTTACACAGATATATCTGGGGCCGCCCCGAAAACGGAACTACTTGATGTTCAAGCGGCGTACCTTAGTGAAACAACACAGCCAATCATCGCGAGAATGCGGCTTATTGAGCGAGGCGTTTCAAATAAAAAACAAGGTCAAGCTGGTGCAATAAAGCAAGTAGAGTTGGAAGGAGCAGGCGTTTTTAAGGGTGACAAGCTCATTGGAACGTTGGACAGGGAGGAGGCAAAGGCAGCCGTTTTATTTATTGAAAAGGTAAAATCGCAAATCGTTGTTCTAACGTGCCCAAAGAATTCAGAGGAATTTATTACGGGAGAAATAGTTCATGACAGGTTCAATGTAGCGCCATCATATGTAAATGGTAAACCTGCTTTTATGGTTGACTTCAATGTATTTGTGAATGTAGTCGAAGCGGGCTGTCCGTTCTCCATTGCAAACCAGGAAGATGTAAGAACGCTTGAAAAAGGAATGGAGAATGAAATAAAGGGAAATATCGAAAAATTACTAAAAAAAGCACAACACGAGTATAATTCGGATTTCCTTGAGTTGGGGCAACGATTCAATAATAAGTTCCCTAGAGAGTGGAAGGACATTAAGAAAACATGGGATTCAACTTTTGCTGATGCAACGATAATAGTAAATGTTGATGCAAAAGTGAAAGGCGGAGTTTTATTATACACTCCAACCCGTTCCGGAAAATAA
- a CDS encoding GerAB/ArcD/ProY family transporter yields MRVQITNGMLMGLIINMVYAKAIGLTQGSMAREVGRDIWLSTIISSVIAAVFIVFIVLIMQRMPEGDLIDQGKKLIGVWFEKLLGIIFFVFFLSSIGPIMATFVYHLKDYFLPDAHTSIFIVVAIVVGCYAIYFGIEVISRMALVGVFSILSLNILLLLGSLEKFDIRELLPVFESGVVNTAVAGRHLLADWTMVFMMVALILPNVKGMKVWKRSNLAGVLYGAGFILMWPIVETGVLSAHVAGEYVVSCMQMARSAQIGLYIHRYEMIMVAFFAISTLIQIMMSLYCSSISLQKVFGMKSYRPLIIPVGLLFGGFGYWIVFDHARAMRFIENEWIGISLSIAICVPLFIWLIGLALKERL; encoded by the coding sequence ATGAGAGTTCAAATCACAAATGGAATGTTAATGGGATTAATCATTAACATGGTATACGCAAAAGCGATTGGTCTTACGCAGGGAAGTATGGCACGTGAAGTGGGGCGTGATATATGGCTTTCAACGATAATTTCGAGTGTAATCGCTGCTGTTTTTATCGTATTCATTGTTTTAATTATGCAGCGGATGCCTGAAGGCGATTTAATAGACCAAGGTAAGAAACTAATTGGCGTTTGGTTTGAAAAACTATTAGGGATTATCTTTTTTGTCTTTTTTCTAAGTTCGATTGGCCCAATTATGGCAACGTTTGTTTATCATTTAAAAGATTATTTTTTACCTGATGCACATACAAGTATTTTTATTGTTGTTGCTATAGTAGTAGGCTGCTATGCTATTTATTTTGGTATTGAAGTCATTTCCCGTATGGCGCTTGTCGGCGTTTTTTCTATTTTAAGCTTAAATATTTTATTGTTACTTGGCTCATTGGAAAAGTTTGATATACGTGAGCTATTGCCGGTATTTGAGTCAGGAGTTGTGAATACTGCTGTGGCTGGTCGCCATTTGCTCGCTGATTGGACGATGGTGTTTATGATGGTAGCGCTTATTTTGCCAAATGTGAAAGGGATGAAGGTTTGGAAACGATCCAATTTGGCTGGTGTTCTATATGGGGCAGGATTTATTTTGATGTGGCCGATTGTTGAAACGGGTGTCTTGTCGGCGCATGTTGCTGGTGAGTATGTTGTATCATGCATGCAAATGGCAAGAAGCGCCCAAATTGGCCTATATATCCATCGTTATGAAATGATAATGGTTGCATTTTTTGCAATTTCCACTTTAATACAAATTATGATGAGCCTATATTGTTCATCCATTTCCTTACAAAAAGTGTTCGGGATGAAAAGCTATCGCCCCTTGATAATACCAGTAGGGCTTTTATTTGGAGGCTTCGGCTATTGGATTGTATTTGATCATGCCCGTGCGATGCGCTTTATTGAAAATGAGTGGATTGGCATTTCGTTATCAATAGCAATTTGTGTACCGTTATTTATTTGGTTGATTGGATTGGCTTTGAAGGAGCGGTTGTAA
- a CDS encoding alpha/beta hydrolase, translated as MEEEISIELPESVINSLKKFIDNETSTSRNINMKNNTLLASSTSTIPSSINAWTFASKPNKKDTDDDGDHDGIDDKPKIPFKAPIVLIHGILSNTGSGWGAETFVWNGAHWSALTDSKDTRGEFQIDISSDKTFTGKKYTKGTTLDYREIDLQFIRKVKEGELANYLENKGYKRNKQLFAFNWEGNWHISYAGQELEGYLNNLENHFSSKNSGVDFTLYESGKQRAQFNLVGHSAGGLVSRYYIENLMDDTDPKVKKLITVSTPHWGSNAKTNPGPCGTVLSDLDRDDSYLWYNENSSLCKRQGLTYSLNQKDTNYYGVGGIITDSYYSGTPFLEEIKVNNSTITSQEVFNTFRQLFNEKTGKSYPNLENDENGIEDETPGGELGLGYAFGDDWVTGGSALGIPSTKQIKKESSLYPINFNQRFVYFGNRNYTAHTNINHQNKIFSWIYQRILIKE; from the coding sequence TTGGAAGAGGAAATATCTATAGAACTCCCTGAAAGTGTTATAAATAGTTTGAAAAAATTCATTGATAATGAAACTTCTACATCTAGAAATATAAATATGAAAAACAATACCTTATTAGCGTCTAGTACAAGCACAATACCGTCATCCATTAATGCATGGACTTTCGCATCAAAACCTAATAAGAAAGATACGGATGATGATGGAGATCATGATGGAATTGATGATAAACCCAAGATTCCTTTCAAAGCACCGATTGTATTGATTCATGGGATTCTCTCAAATACTGGATCTGGGTGGGGTGCTGAAACTTTTGTCTGGAATGGCGCCCATTGGTCTGCGTTAACTGATTCTAAGGATACCAGAGGTGAGTTTCAGATTGATATCTCTAGTGATAAAACATTTACAGGAAAAAAATATACAAAAGGTACTACACTTGATTATCGAGAAATTGACTTACAGTTTATTAGAAAAGTCAAAGAGGGAGAGCTTGCAAATTATTTGGAAAATAAAGGCTACAAAAGAAATAAACAGTTATTTGCATTTAACTGGGAGGGAAACTGGCATATTTCTTATGCAGGCCAAGAACTTGAAGGTTATTTAAATAATTTAGAAAATCATTTTTCTAGTAAAAACTCTGGTGTCGATTTTACTTTATATGAATCTGGTAAACAAAGAGCTCAATTTAACTTAGTAGGACATAGCGCTGGTGGCCTTGTTTCTAGATATTATATAGAGAATTTAATGGATGATACAGATCCTAAAGTAAAAAAATTAATAACTGTTTCTACGCCACATTGGGGATCAAACGCCAAAACAAACCCAGGTCCATGTGGAACCGTTCTTTCTGACTTAGATCGAGATGATAGCTACTTATGGTACAATGAAAATAGCAGTTTATGTAAAAGGCAAGGATTGACATATAGTCTAAATCAAAAGGACACTAATTATTATGGTGTAGGTGGAATAATTACTGATTCATATTACTCAGGGACTCCTTTTTTAGAAGAAATAAAAGTTAATAATTCCACTATAACATCTCAGGAAGTTTTTAATACATTTAGACAATTGTTTAATGAAAAGACGGGAAAAAGTTATCCAAATTTAGAAAATGATGAAAATGGAATTGAAGATGAAACACCAGGTGGGGAATTAGGATTAGGGTATGCTTTTGGAGATGACTGGGTTACCGGCGGAAGCGCATTAGGAATTCCATCAACGAAACAAATAAAGAAAGAAAGTAGCTTATATCCAATTAATTTCAATCAAAGATTTGTATATTTTGGAAATCGTAATTATACAGCACATACAAATATAAATCATCAGAACAAAATTTTCTCATGGATATACCAAAGAATTTTAATTAAGGAATAG
- a CDS encoding VWA domain-containing protein — protein sequence MRNFKKSKLLFIILLLFTTVFQPLSTSAKGDSKEAINNPITTVDLPKSILIDQQFDINVTYQNVPSYSGNKGLVATLLIDNIELNHYTFGNLKPNDQVEFNFTAKISQPGNHKVKVKVLWPKPSSENRRHVSESEEYIIKVLNPMSDSDSDGDLLIDKAEKNFGTDPYNPDTDNDGLSDGIEVLSLDTDPTKQDTDENGILDGEEDFDSDLLTNSQEINLGTDPTNPDTDNDGLTDYEEVNIYKTNPLMPDTDNDGLLDGSEIKMGFNPLSADSDNNGINDGEENISQDISPKKLTHLFEENEAIPNLTILGHGDINNDITITDESDNPLLKDIRGIIGKPIDISLDTDFKEATLSFTISDETLENTNIENLNIFWFDDESSKLIPLETMVDKDNNKISTTINHFSIYFVMDVTKLLYDWVMLNQASNIEKGQADIVFVIDSTGSMSSYISNVKNNIIDFVNKLDNNKVDVRLGLVEYKDITADGINSTKSIGWFTTPEDFKAAISKIYASGGGDAAESAVDALEEARRSGFRSNVSKFIVLLTDVYYKEETRFPDVNSMEDAVNNLKNDGIITSVIAPARYQAFYDDVYRLTDGIFADINTNFSISLEKIIERISGATNDGF from the coding sequence TTGAGAAACTTTAAAAAAAGTAAACTACTATTCATAATTTTATTACTTTTTACAACAGTATTCCAACCACTTTCAACATCTGCAAAAGGGGACTCAAAGGAAGCAATCAATAACCCGATTACTACAGTAGACCTACCCAAAAGTATTCTAATAGATCAACAATTTGACATCAATGTTACATATCAGAATGTCCCTTCCTACTCTGGCAATAAAGGGTTAGTAGCTACATTATTAATTGATAACATCGAACTAAATCATTATACATTTGGAAATTTAAAACCTAATGATCAAGTTGAATTCAATTTCACTGCTAAAATTAGTCAACCCGGAAATCATAAAGTTAAAGTCAAAGTCTTATGGCCAAAACCTTCAAGTGAAAACCGACGCCATGTTTCAGAAAGTGAAGAATATATTATAAAGGTTTTAAATCCAATGTCAGATAGTGATAGTGATGGTGATTTACTTATTGATAAAGCTGAAAAAAATTTCGGTACAGATCCATATAACCCAGATACTGATAATGATGGATTATCCGATGGTATTGAAGTGTTGTCACTGGATACAGATCCTACAAAACAAGATACTGATGAAAATGGAATACTTGACGGAGAAGAAGATTTCGATAGCGATTTATTAACTAATTCACAGGAAATTAATCTTGGGACTGATCCTACTAATCCAGATACTGATAATGATGGATTAACTGATTATGAAGAGGTTAATATCTACAAAACGAATCCACTAATGCCTGATACAGATAACGATGGTCTTCTTGATGGAAGTGAAATAAAAATGGGCTTTAATCCTCTTAGTGCTGATTCAGATAACAATGGAATTAACGATGGAGAGGAAAATATTTCTCAAGATATTTCTCCTAAAAAATTAACACATCTTTTCGAAGAAAATGAGGCTATTCCTAATTTAACCATATTAGGACATGGTGACATCAATAATGATATTACTATTACAGATGAATCAGATAATCCTTTACTAAAAGATATTAGAGGAATCATTGGAAAACCAATTGATATTAGTTTAGACACAGATTTTAAGGAAGCAACGTTATCGTTTACAATAAGTGACGAGACACTTGAAAATACAAATATTGAAAATTTGAATATTTTTTGGTTTGATGATGAAAGTAGTAAACTTATACCTTTGGAAACAATGGTAGATAAGGACAATAATAAAATATCGACAACTATTAATCATTTTAGCATTTATTTTGTTATGGATGTAACAAAATTACTGTATGACTGGGTAATGCTTAATCAAGCTAGTAATATTGAAAAAGGACAAGCTGATATTGTTTTTGTAATAGATTCAACAGGCTCTATGAGCTCTTATATCTCAAATGTTAAAAATAACATTATCGATTTTGTTAATAAATTAGACAATAACAAGGTTGATGTACGACTTGGCTTGGTTGAATATAAGGATATTACTGCAGATGGTATAAATTCAACAAAAAGCATAGGATGGTTTACAACACCTGAAGATTTTAAAGCAGCAATTAGTAAAATCTATGCAAGTGGTGGCGGTGATGCAGCAGAATCGGCAGTTGACGCATTAGAAGAAGCACGTAGATCAGGCTTTAGAAGTAATGTTTCAAAATTTATCGTTCTTCTTACTGATGTTTACTATAAAGAAGAAACACGTTTTCCTGATGTTAATTCAATGGAAGATGCAGTAAATAATTTAAAAAATGATGGAATCATTACATCTGTTATCGCTCCTGCACGTTATCAGGCGTTCTATGATGACGTTTATCGGCTAACAGATGGTATTTTCGCTGATATTAACACTAATTTCTCAATTAGTTTAGAGAAGATTATAGAAAGAATATCCGGTGCCACAAATGACGGTTTTTGA
- a CDS encoding SpoVR family protein, which yields MARNEHQALQYAIDEITEIAKGFGLDFYPMRYEICPAEIIYTFGSYGMPTRFSHWSFGKQFHKMKLHYDLGLSKIYELVINSDPCYAFLLNTNSLIQNKLIVAHVLAHCDFFKNNVRFSNTKRDMVESMAATADRIKKYEHDYGKLEVEKFLDAILAIQEHIDPSLLRAKLSWSIEDTFVDEIEEEQMPRTPYDDLWRLEERNKKDDSPKKKGKRFPPQPEKDLLLFIEQYSRELEEWQRDILTMMREEMLYFWPQLETKIMNEGWASYWHARIIRELDLTSDEAIEFAKLNAGVVQPSRTSINPYYLGLKIYEDIEERYNNPTEEMKDLGVVAGSGREKIFEVREVESDISFIRNYLTKDLVNREDMYLFQKQGKDYKIVDKEWENVRDQLVNMRVNGGFPYITVNNGDYMKNGELYLKHWYEGIELDLKYLEKVMPYIYQLWGRPVHMETVVESKGALFTYDGKAMHRKYI from the coding sequence ATGGCAAGAAATGAGCATCAGGCATTACAATACGCCATTGATGAAATAACAGAAATTGCAAAAGGATTTGGGTTGGATTTTTATCCGATGCGCTATGAAATTTGCCCTGCTGAGATAATATATACTTTTGGTTCTTATGGTATGCCAACACGGTTTTCCCATTGGAGCTTCGGAAAGCAATTTCACAAAATGAAGCTGCATTATGATTTAGGATTAAGTAAAATTTATGAGCTAGTCATTAACTCAGATCCATGCTATGCCTTTTTATTAAATACAAACAGTTTAATTCAAAATAAATTAATCGTTGCCCATGTGTTAGCCCACTGTGATTTCTTTAAAAACAATGTCCGTTTTAGCAATACGAAGCGTGATATGGTTGAAAGTATGGCGGCCACAGCTGACCGAATAAAAAAATATGAGCACGATTATGGGAAGCTTGAGGTTGAGAAATTTTTGGATGCTATATTGGCAATACAGGAGCATATTGACCCATCATTGTTAAGAGCAAAGCTCTCTTGGTCCATTGAAGATACATTTGTTGACGAAATAGAAGAGGAGCAGATGCCGCGAACTCCATATGACGATTTGTGGCGTTTAGAAGAACGTAATAAAAAGGATGATAGCCCGAAAAAGAAAGGAAAAAGGTTCCCACCGCAGCCTGAAAAGGATCTTCTCTTATTTATTGAACAATACAGCCGTGAGCTTGAAGAGTGGCAGCGCGATATTTTAACAATGATGCGCGAGGAAATGCTTTATTTCTGGCCGCAATTAGAAACGAAAATCATGAACGAAGGCTGGGCTTCGTACTGGCATGCCCGGATCATTCGTGAGTTAGACCTAACATCAGATGAAGCGATTGAATTTGCGAAGTTAAACGCAGGTGTTGTCCAGCCATCGCGGACATCAATTAATCCATATTATTTAGGCCTGAAAATTTATGAGGATATTGAGGAACGATACAATAATCCAACGGAAGAAATGAAGGATTTAGGTGTTGTAGCGGGTTCAGGTAGGGAAAAAATATTTGAAGTGCGCGAAGTGGAATCCGATATTTCCTTCATTCGAAACTATTTAACAAAAGATTTAGTCAATCGTGAAGATATGTATTTGTTCCAAAAGCAAGGCAAGGATTATAAAATCGTGGATAAAGAATGGGAGAATGTCCGCGACCAACTTGTCAATATGCGTGTCAATGGTGGCTTTCCATATATAACGGTCAACAATGGCGATTATATGAAAAACGGTGAGTTGTATTTAAAGCATTGGTATGAAGGTATTGAACTTGATTTGAAATATTTAGAAAAAGTGATGCCCTATATTTATCAGCTATGGGGCCGTCCTGTTCATATGGAAACAGTTGTAGAGAGTAAGGGTGCGTTATTTACGTATGATGGGAAAGCGATGCATCGGAAGTATATATAA
- a CDS encoding type II toxin-antitoxin system RelE/ParE family toxin, with translation MCERNIVWLPIVIEKLKGYRSIRFTPEETFDFIAHFILETEDLLTNKVIGKAYTEEFGKYKGISRIVIKKFRVYFEQIENDIVIVAILFPGEK, from the coding sequence ATGTGTGAACGAAATATTGTATGGCTACCTATTGTAATAGAGAAATTAAAGGGATATAGAAGTATAAGATTTACCCCAGAAGAAACTTTTGATTTTATTGCGCATTTTATCCTAGAAACGGAAGATTTATTAACAAATAAAGTAATTGGAAAAGCCTATACCGAGGAATTTGGAAAGTATAAAGGGATTTCAAGGATTGTCATAAAAAAATTTCGAGTTTATTTTGAACAAATTGAAAATGATATAGTAATTGTTGCAATTTTATTTCCAGGTGAAAAATAA
- a CDS encoding DsbA family oxidoreductase, protein MGKRRLEDALQKIDQPVKIVYRCFELDSTMERDVGKNIYEKLAEKYGISIEQAKANCRNIEQMATEVGLDYQFDTLILTNTFNAHRLTMLAKSYGLMNEMAERILRAYFTESKHIGDHSTLIDLAGEVGLNRNKVAAMLANDSMSEEVRADEQEAATLEIRSVPFFLINRKYALTGAQPTEVFVQALQQVMEQDGPYEMEDNMVTGQNRRENEASAMGGPACDENGCEIPRK, encoded by the coding sequence ATTGGAAAAAGGCGTCTGGAGGACGCACTTCAGAAGATTGATCAGCCTGTAAAAATAGTTTATCGTTGTTTTGAGTTAGATTCTACAATGGAACGCGATGTTGGCAAAAATATTTACGAAAAACTAGCTGAAAAATATGGAATTTCGATTGAGCAAGCAAAAGCTAACTGCCGCAATATAGAGCAAATGGCGACAGAGGTTGGGTTGGACTATCAATTTGACACGCTAATTTTAACTAATACGTTTAATGCACACCGTCTTACTATGTTGGCAAAATCCTATGGGTTGATGAACGAAATGGCGGAACGAATACTGCGTGCTTATTTTACGGAATCCAAGCATATTGGTGATCACTCAACTTTAATTGATTTAGCTGGGGAAGTTGGATTGAATCGTAATAAAGTTGCAGCCATGCTGGCAAATGACAGTATGAGTGAGGAAGTTCGCGCAGATGAACAAGAAGCAGCTACACTTGAAATTCGGAGCGTTCCTTTTTTCCTCATTAATAGGAAATACGCCCTCACAGGTGCACAGCCAACGGAAGTATTCGTGCAGGCTTTACAACAAGTTATGGAACAAGATGGGCCGTATGAAATGGAAGACAATATGGTAACTGGTCAAAACCGCCGTGAAAATGAAGCAAGTGCTATGGGTGGCCCAGCCTGTGACGAGAATGGTTGTGAAATACCGAGGAAGTAG